A genome region from Salinigranum halophilum includes the following:
- a CDS encoding energy-coupling factor ABC transporter permease, which yields MAGAFVLLAGAVLAVAAMRARDSLTEYRIQLFAVVAAAVFATQMLNWPIPGGTSAHFAGGAFAAIVLGPHLGAFAVALVVAVQALVFGDGGALALGANQHSQIATNCWQSWLAGGSGSPLLQHLLGSTSDSHRASSVSS from the coding sequence ATGGCAGGTGCCTTCGTCCTACTCGCCGGCGCGGTATTGGCCGTCGCCGCAATGCGGGCACGTGACTCACTAACCGAGTATCGGATTCAGCTGTTCGCTGTCGTCGCTGCAGCCGTGTTCGCCACACAGATGCTCAACTGGCCGATTCCCGGTGGGACGAGTGCTCACTTCGCCGGCGGTGCGTTCGCCGCGATCGTACTCGGCCCTCACTTGGGGGCATTCGCCGTCGCTCTCGTTGTTGCCGTTCAGGCACTCGTCTTCGGTGACGGCGGCGCGCTCGCACTCGGAGCCAACCAACACTCACAGATCGCAACGAACTGCTGGCAATCGTGGCTAGCGGGTGGGTCGGGATCACCGCTGCTGCAGCATCTGCTGGGCTCCACCTCGGATTCTCACCGGGCTTCGTCGGTGAGTTCTTGA
- a CDS encoding GTP-binding protein codes for MPFNNDPIPVTILSGSLGAGKTTTLNHILSSERELNAAVVVNDMGEVNVDADLVERESEVTQNDEEIIELSNGCICCRLRGDMLDEVGRLAEERDFDYLLVESSGISEPIPVAQTFARGFEDAEFDPTGVYELDTMVSVVDAHSFWQGFDSGQVLTDDEMEPQGNRVPEEALMDQIEFCDVLLLNKCDLVPDDELEKMEAVLKTLQPRAKIIRTEHGAADPEEILNTGRFDFDAASQSAGWMRELQEGHHHESAADEHGVTSFVFDADRPFHPERIARLFADLPDGIVRAKGFFWSAGREDIAMGLDKAGQSVRAGPKGRWIATLPKAEQERYFAARPGIKEDWDDQWGDRGVQLVFIGREFDQETLVERLEDCVLSDAEMAEDWNEYPDPFSFEDQRELALADD; via the coding sequence ATGCCGTTCAACAACGACCCGATCCCGGTAACAATTCTCAGTGGAAGCCTCGGTGCCGGCAAGACGACGACGCTCAACCACATTCTCAGTAGCGAGCGAGAACTGAACGCCGCCGTCGTCGTCAATGACATGGGGGAGGTGAATGTCGACGCTGACCTCGTCGAACGCGAGTCGGAGGTCACACAGAACGACGAGGAGATCATCGAGCTGTCGAACGGGTGTATCTGCTGCCGTCTTCGTGGCGACATGCTCGACGAGGTGGGGCGATTGGCCGAAGAGCGAGACTTCGACTACCTCCTCGTGGAATCGTCTGGAATCAGCGAACCGATTCCGGTCGCCCAGACGTTCGCCCGCGGGTTCGAGGACGCGGAGTTCGACCCCACGGGAGTGTACGAACTCGACACGATGGTCAGCGTCGTCGACGCACACAGCTTCTGGCAGGGTTTCGACTCCGGACAGGTGCTCACTGACGACGAAATGGAGCCGCAGGGCAATCGTGTCCCAGAAGAAGCGCTCATGGACCAGATCGAATTCTGTGACGTTCTGCTGCTGAACAAGTGTGACCTCGTCCCGGACGACGAACTCGAGAAAATGGAGGCCGTCCTGAAGACGCTCCAGCCGCGAGCGAAGATCATCCGGACCGAACACGGCGCCGCCGATCCCGAAGAGATCCTGAACACGGGTCGATTCGACTTCGACGCGGCGAGTCAGTCTGCTGGATGGATGCGTGAATTGCAAGAAGGACATCACCACGAGTCAGCCGCCGATGAACATGGGGTCACGTCCTTCGTTTTTGATGCCGACCGGCCGTTCCATCCCGAGCGGATCGCTCGTCTCTTTGCCGATCTCCCCGACGGTATCGTTCGCGCGAAGGGCTTTTTTTGGTCCGCCGGTCGCGAAGACATCGCGATGGGGCTCGACAAAGCAGGCCAGTCGGTCCGGGCCGGTCCGAAGGGGAGATGGATTGCAACGCTCCCGAAGGCTGAACAGGAGCGCTACTTCGCTGCCCGTCCTGGTATCAAAGAGGACTGGGACGACCAGTGGGGCGATCGCGGGGTCCAGCTCGTGTTCATCGGTCGCGAATTCGATCAGGAAACACTGGTCGAGCGACTGGAAGACTGTGTCCTCTCGGACGCAGAGATGGCGGAGGACTGGAACGAGTATCCGGACCCGTTCAGTTTCGAAGATCAGCGCGAACTCGCACTGGCTGACGACTGA
- a CDS encoding GTP-binding protein: MAVDEQPPVTILSGGLGAGKTTLLNHLLTVGGAQYDIAVLVNDVGEVNVDAELIENGSELSMEDGGVTELSNGCICCGLQNELDQELRRLAFDEEFDYLVIEASGISDPVPIAQRFVSPARASALYDLDTTVTVVDAAQFHQTFVDGHPLKPTDDARPLSDLLAEQVEFCDVLVLNKCDLVSETEREAVERVVRTLHPGVDIVRTTESTVDPERVLGTGRFDQAEASNSARWKQVLSPDHGDGTDVDPDEHHESQTEVDDHSHEHGRGDDHDHSHDGAHDHRHPPEEFGVNSFVYERHRPFHPERFSEWLRSFPDSVVRAKGHLWVAGRERYALDLSQAGTQTHVEVNGRWAVTLPEFQRESYRESRSDLHWDEQWGDREVKLVFIGAGMDEFAISDALDACLVSETRMEDDWEAFENPFPGTIERSQPPMEQRLVVGDLS, encoded by the coding sequence ATGGCCGTCGACGAGCAACCCCCGGTCACGATCCTGAGCGGTGGGCTCGGGGCGGGCAAGACGACCCTGCTCAATCACCTCCTGACCGTCGGCGGCGCACAGTACGACATCGCCGTGCTCGTCAACGACGTGGGCGAGGTGAACGTCGATGCCGAGCTCATCGAGAACGGCTCCGAACTCTCGATGGAAGACGGCGGTGTCACGGAACTGTCGAACGGCTGTATCTGCTGTGGGCTGCAGAACGAACTCGACCAGGAACTGAGACGCCTCGCCTTCGACGAGGAGTTCGACTATCTGGTCATCGAGGCCTCGGGTATCAGTGACCCGGTCCCCATCGCCCAGCGGTTCGTCTCGCCCGCACGTGCGTCAGCACTGTACGATCTCGATACGACCGTCACGGTGGTCGACGCCGCACAGTTCCATCAGACGTTCGTCGATGGCCACCCACTCAAGCCGACAGACGACGCCCGACCGCTGTCGGACCTCCTCGCCGAGCAGGTCGAGTTCTGCGACGTCCTCGTCCTCAACAAGTGCGATCTCGTCTCCGAGACAGAGCGCGAAGCGGTCGAACGCGTCGTCCGAACACTCCATCCCGGGGTCGACATCGTCCGAACGACCGAAAGCACCGTCGACCCGGAACGAGTTCTCGGAACGGGTCGGTTCGATCAAGCCGAGGCGAGTAACTCCGCCCGGTGGAAACAGGTGCTCTCGCCCGATCACGGAGACGGCACAGACGTTGATCCAGACGAGCACCACGAGAGCCAGACGGAGGTGGACGACCACAGTCACGAACACGGACGTGGCGACGACCACGACCACAGCCACGACGGAGCGCACGACCACCGTCACCCACCAGAGGAGTTCGGTGTCAACTCGTTCGTCTACGAGCGCCACCGGCCGTTCCATCCCGAACGCTTCAGCGAGTGGCTCCGCTCGTTCCCCGATTCCGTCGTCAGAGCGAAGGGACACCTGTGGGTCGCTGGCCGCGAGCGCTACGCCCTCGACTTGAGCCAGGCGGGTACACAGACCCACGTCGAGGTCAACGGCCGGTGGGCGGTCACGCTTCCCGAGTTCCAGCGCGAGTCCTATCGCGAATCGCGGTCAGACCTCCACTGGGACGAACAGTGGGGTGACCGCGAAGTAAAACTCGTCTTCATCGGCGCTGGGATGGACGAATTCGCCATCTCCGACGCTCTCGACGCTTGCCTCGTTTCGGAGACAAGGATGGAAGACGACTGGGAGGCGTTCGAGAATCCGTTCCCAGGGACGATAGAGCGGTCGCAGCCCCCGATGGAACAACGTCTCGTGGTAGGTGACCTATCGTGA
- a CDS encoding energy-coupling factor ABC transporter permease, which yields MASGWVGITAAAASAGLHLGFSPGFVGEFLTVVAVMTVGHFLLGIGEGVLTLAGVRLLNRAGVESEQLQPERVVIVFDARTRKR from the coding sequence GTGGCTAGCGGGTGGGTCGGGATCACCGCTGCTGCAGCATCTGCTGGGCTCCACCTCGGATTCTCACCGGGCTTCGTCGGTGAGTTCTTGACGGTTGTCGCGGTCATGACTGTTGGTCACTTCCTCCTCGGCATCGGTGAAGGTGTACTCACCCTCGCAGGAGTGCGACTCCTCAATCGCGCCGGCGTCGAATCCGAACAGCTTCAGCCGGAGCGAGTCGTGATCGTGTTCGACGCACGAACCAGAAAACGGTAG
- a CDS encoding SCO family protein, translating to MNRRTYLQAVGVGGVGSSAGCLGGVFTSRPENVSLDPPEGYDPDIDLPYPGYGDPLPSVSLPAPLAGRQVTTTAFGHPTLVTFFFTSCLDVCPALVANLRAVQVDAAENGYGDQVTFLPVTFDPERDTESTLRAYAERMNVNLTTGNWHFLRPSSAKRTREVITDTFGITYQRTASTHSAYEFVHSMVILLTNAEGYVERVYRGQNPQAARIQADLRTLRRRGSS from the coding sequence ATGAACCGACGAACGTATCTGCAAGCGGTCGGCGTCGGAGGGGTGGGCTCGTCTGCCGGCTGCCTCGGCGGGGTGTTCACCAGCCGACCCGAGAACGTCTCGCTCGACCCACCAGAGGGGTACGATCCGGATATCGATCTCCCGTATCCTGGATATGGCGACCCCCTGCCCAGCGTCTCGCTCCCGGCTCCGCTCGCCGGTCGCCAAGTCACAACGACAGCGTTCGGCCATCCGACGCTCGTCACGTTCTTTTTCACGAGCTGTCTGGACGTCTGCCCTGCGCTCGTCGCGAACCTCAGAGCGGTACAGGTGGACGCAGCTGAGAACGGGTACGGTGACCAGGTGACGTTCTTGCCGGTCACGTTCGACCCGGAACGGGACACCGAATCCACGCTTCGGGCGTACGCCGAGCGGATGAACGTCAATCTCACGACGGGTAACTGGCACTTCCTCCGTCCCTCGTCTGCTAAGCGAACGAGAGAGGTCATCACCGACACGTTCGGGATCACCTACCAGCGGACGGCGTCGACTCACTCGGCATACGAGTTCGTCCACTCGATGGTGATCCTTCTCACGAACGCTGAGGGGTACGTCGAACGCGTGTATCGGGGTCAGAACCCACAAGCAGCACGCATTCAGGCTGATCTAAGAACGCTACGCCGACGAGGCTCGTCGTAG
- a CDS encoding DoxX family protein, with the protein MIDRMIASYMDRLGVPVLRVALGIVFIWFGGLKIVGGSPAADLVANTVYVLQPSVFVPILGVWEVLIGTCLLYRPLIRLGILLLFLQMPGTFLPIVLLPEVVFATFPHQLTVEGQYIIKNLVIIGAALVVGGTVRDAETDEVMRTPVHSPE; encoded by the coding sequence ATGATTGACCGGATGATTGCGAGCTACATGGATCGGCTCGGCGTCCCCGTGCTCCGGGTCGCTCTCGGAATTGTTTTCATCTGGTTCGGAGGGCTGAAGATTGTCGGCGGAAGCCCTGCGGCAGACCTCGTCGCCAACACGGTGTATGTGCTACAGCCGAGCGTGTTCGTTCCGATACTGGGCGTCTGGGAGGTCCTCATCGGTACGTGTCTTCTTTACCGCCCGCTGATCAGACTTGGAATTCTCTTGCTGTTCCTGCAGATGCCCGGAACGTTTCTTCCAATCGTCCTCCTCCCTGAAGTCGTGTTCGCCACGTTCCCGCACCAACTCACCGTCGAGGGTCAGTACATTATCAAGAACCTCGTGATCATCGGTGCGGCTCTCGTCGTTGGCGGAACGGTCCGCGATGCGGAGACAGATGAGGTGATGAGAACCCCCGTACATTCCCCTGAGTGA
- a CDS encoding metal ABC transporter solute-binding protein, Zn/Mn family — protein sequence MPRYTRRRLIAAGLGTATIGALPGCTSSNDDSGATENDDSTPTENAGPEAQSSFFVFGDLASQVAGDTATAETLVPIGQHGHGWEPGPQIQGTVLESDLFLYGMEGFQPWADDLVTSLHDDDANVDIVVAGAGIDLIEGGHDHDHGHKEDHEEGHEGEGEHGHDEHEEGDHEEHHGESAPWEWAGLYHLEAGTYTYTFHEGPDPKMQLAVAATEEGGDHGIRHVEETATTLYGDHDTHTPVEGGETLTPSSESLYHLQFADSGETTFSLDIETEGHYVLFAQHAPAEFDATLTNGSGSAIEPEVTETAGEHGHEGDGEHEGEHDHESGEEHEDEHEGESDHEGDEGHNHDHSGGADPHFWLDPMRAKQAVGNIRSGFVDVDSDNASVYAENAESYRNRLDELDESFQSTLESASKDVVFVAGHNAFQYLGQRYGFEVQTLTGLSPDDQPTPKDIERAQEIIAEHDLQYVCADPLESQTAANQLVEETDATEVLPLTPIPGQTQEWAGEGWGYVEIMENINLETLKQALDAA from the coding sequence ATGCCTCGATACACCCGACGACGACTCATCGCAGCTGGACTCGGTACGGCAACCATCGGCGCGCTCCCGGGCTGTACGTCGAGCAACGACGACTCCGGCGCGACGGAGAACGACGACTCGACACCGACAGAGAACGCCGGGCCGGAAGCCCAGTCTTCGTTCTTCGTATTCGGAGACTTGGCCAGCCAGGTTGCAGGCGACACCGCGACCGCAGAGACGCTCGTCCCGATCGGCCAACACGGCCACGGGTGGGAACCAGGGCCGCAGATTCAGGGAACGGTCCTCGAATCGGATCTCTTTCTCTACGGGATGGAGGGGTTCCAGCCGTGGGCTGACGACCTCGTGACGAGTCTCCATGACGACGACGCCAATGTCGACATCGTCGTTGCCGGTGCTGGTATCGACCTCATCGAAGGCGGACACGACCACGATCACGGTCACAAAGAAGACCACGAGGAAGGCCACGAAGGCGAAGGAGAACACGGCCACGACGAACACGAAGAGGGAGACCACGAGGAGCACCACGGCGAATCGGCCCCGTGGGAGTGGGCTGGTCTTTACCACCTCGAAGCTGGCACCTACACGTACACGTTCCACGAGGGCCCCGATCCGAAGATGCAGCTCGCCGTTGCCGCAACCGAAGAGGGCGGCGACCACGGCATTCGCCACGTCGAGGAGACCGCAACCACCCTCTACGGCGACCACGACACGCACACACCGGTAGAAGGCGGAGAGACACTCACGCCGTCCAGTGAGTCACTCTATCACCTCCAGTTCGCGGACTCTGGCGAGACGACGTTCTCCCTCGATATCGAAACGGAGGGCCACTACGTCCTCTTCGCCCAGCACGCTCCCGCGGAGTTCGACGCGACGCTCACCAACGGCAGTGGGTCGGCCATCGAACCCGAAGTGACCGAGACTGCCGGCGAACACGGACACGAGGGCGATGGCGAGCACGAAGGTGAACACGACCACGAGAGTGGGGAGGAACACGAAGACGAGCACGAGGGAGAAAGCGATCACGAAGGTGACGAGGGACACAACCACGACCACTCCGGCGGGGCGGACCCGCACTTCTGGTTGGACCCGATGCGGGCAAAGCAGGCTGTCGGCAATATCAGGAGCGGGTTCGTCGACGTCGATAGCGACAATGCCAGTGTCTACGCCGAGAACGCCGAGTCGTACCGTAACCGTCTCGACGAACTCGACGAGTCGTTCCAGTCCACGCTGGAGAGCGCCTCGAAAGACGTCGTGTTCGTCGCTGGTCACAACGCCTTCCAGTACCTCGGCCAGCGCTATGGCTTCGAGGTCCAGACGTTGACGGGACTGTCACCGGACGACCAGCCGACCCCGAAGGACATTGAGCGGGCCCAGGAGATCATTGCCGAGCACGACCTCCAGTACGTCTGTGCGGATCCGCTCGAATCCCAGACCGCGGCGAACCAGCTCGTCGAAGAAACCGACGCCACCGAAGTCCTGCCGCTGACGCCGATTCCAGGACAGACCCAAGAGTGGGCCGGCGAGGGGTGGGGTTACGTCGAAATCATGGAAAACATCAATCTCGAGACGCTGAAGCAGGCCCTCGACGCAGCATGA
- a CDS encoding cobalt-factor II C(20)-methyltransferase, giving the protein MTLYGIGLGPGATDLLTVRGKRRLESVDVVYSPGRLSRRVAAEYVAESKLSDLEFPMTTDPEELQAAWKTAAAEVAPKAREADAAFVTLGDPCIYSTFGHLRRTLREQHPTVDIEVVPGVSSVTAFASVLGVDIDAGAELTLREATDGAAPIGPNRLILFKVTDAPTTYEKMTGAGYEVTFGRRLFMDTDEALVTNDPGEVTDRDYYTLAYAEKREAAGSA; this is encoded by the coding sequence ATGACACTCTACGGAATCGGGCTGGGACCGGGTGCGACCGACCTGCTCACGGTTCGCGGCAAGCGACGACTCGAATCGGTCGACGTCGTCTACTCACCAGGACGACTGTCACGGCGCGTCGCAGCCGAGTACGTTGCCGAATCGAAGCTGAGTGACCTCGAGTTCCCGATGACGACCGATCCCGAAGAACTGCAGGCAGCGTGGAAGACGGCGGCCGCAGAAGTCGCGCCGAAAGCCCGAGAGGCCGACGCGGCGTTCGTCACGCTCGGCGACCCATGTATCTACTCGACGTTCGGACACCTGCGTCGGACGCTTCGTGAGCAGCATCCCACCGTCGACATCGAAGTCGTTCCCGGTGTCAGCAGTGTGACAGCGTTCGCCTCGGTCCTCGGGGTCGACATCGACGCCGGTGCGGAACTGACGCTCCGCGAGGCGACTGACGGGGCAGCACCTATCGGTCCGAACCGGTTAATCCTGTTCAAGGTGACTGACGCACCGACGACATACGAAAAGATGACTGGGGCAGGGTACGAGGTGACGTTCGGTCGGCGACTGTTCATGGATACGGATGAGGCTCTCGTTACGAACGACCCCGGTGAGGTGACTGATCGGGACTACTACACGCTCGCGTACGCTGAGAAACGGGAGGCGGCCGGGTCTGCGTGA
- a CDS encoding CopG family ribbon-helix-helix protein, with product MSVVSISMPEALLERIDEFADEHGYSGRSEVVREGTRTLIEEFQGRTIDGQKQMCTVTVVFEYCQPAVQQRLTGVHHEYDAIVSATTHAHVQDQYCMELYVLEGTTEVLSGFVNTVRAVPDVRAVDYSITPISDGRCQLSHSE from the coding sequence ATGAGCGTCGTTAGCATCTCGATGCCCGAGGCGTTACTCGAACGCATCGACGAGTTCGCCGACGAACACGGGTACAGTGGGCGGAGCGAGGTCGTACGTGAAGGCACACGAACGCTGATTGAAGAGTTCCAGGGGCGAACTATCGACGGGCAGAAACAGATGTGTACAGTCACCGTGGTCTTCGAGTACTGCCAACCCGCCGTCCAACAGCGTCTCACGGGAGTACACCACGAATACGATGCTATCGTCTCCGCGACTACTCATGCACACGTCCAGGACCAGTACTGTATGGAGCTGTACGTCTTGGAAGGGACTACGGAGGTCCTATCGGGATTCGTTAACACTGTCCGGGCAGTGCCGGATGTTCGGGCAGTAGATTACTCGATTACGCCAATTAGTGACGGCCGATGCCAGCTATCTCATTCGGAATAG
- a CDS encoding CopG family ribbon-helix-helix protein translates to MRTSFNIPDDLLSEFDETWQAEGLDSRSRGVREAMQEYIEAHTRLEDIEGDVVVIIAFDYEHEAVIEDIHNVQHRFQDVITTTNHIHEGEWCLETLFCNGPAPRVRDLTYRLRDFDAVSRVKLMLLAQT, encoded by the coding sequence ATGCGCACGAGCTTCAACATCCCCGACGACCTTCTCTCTGAATTCGACGAAACGTGGCAGGCAGAGGGCCTAGATTCGCGTTCGCGTGGCGTCCGCGAAGCGATGCAGGAGTACATCGAGGCACACACCAGACTGGAGGATATCGAAGGTGACGTCGTCGTCATCATCGCTTTCGATTACGAACACGAAGCGGTCATCGAAGACATCCACAACGTACAACATCGATTTCAGGACGTCATCACGACCACGAATCATATTCACGAGGGAGAGTGGTGTCTCGAGACGCTCTTCTGCAACGGCCCGGCACCGCGTGTCCGCGATCTCACGTACCGCTTGCGCGATTTCGACGCGGTGAGTCGAGTCAAACTGATGCTCCTCGCTCAAACGTAG
- a CDS encoding DUF7405 family protein, with the protein MVPLYSDRNLQRRQVLKAAVATGGASALSACLDRIGSEPVPTGNPDAKPPRQHAWREYIRQDEHGNSQLPNHQVLLYVDFDDDGPPSAETQVTLERALTVLDQAYEWSHNGLLHSVAYSPSYFDRFEESLPGNVDLPQPRSLSPFESPASDTQDAVVHLASDRADVVLEAEQALQGERDQANGEAVDARLTDVATIDSRRTGFVGAGLPADNQDAAGIPDSKPVPEASPLFMGFKTGFRGNQATEDYVTIEDGPFAGGTTKTISNLRQRLDDWYEEQSYDERVTEMFSPGHTKNDLVEGIGSNLGSDSGIDQFVDNIEEDAKTYGRVGHAQKAARANRDADGNVKLLRRHFESTDDIESDQAVASLHFPTLQRRITEFEDVRRAMNGTDLTEVAPTIRQRVNNGILEYIFFRRRGYFLVPPRRYRSVPAPRPNE; encoded by the coding sequence ATGGTGCCTCTGTATTCGGACCGTAATCTGCAACGCCGGCAGGTGCTAAAGGCTGCCGTGGCAACCGGCGGTGCGAGTGCGCTGAGTGCGTGCTTGGACCGCATCGGTTCCGAACCGGTCCCGACCGGCAATCCGGACGCGAAACCTCCGCGCCAGCATGCCTGGCGGGAGTACATTCGTCAGGATGAGCACGGCAACTCGCAACTCCCAAATCACCAGGTGCTCTTGTACGTCGATTTCGACGACGACGGTCCGCCGTCGGCAGAGACGCAGGTGACACTCGAACGAGCACTCACGGTGCTGGACCAAGCGTACGAGTGGAGTCATAATGGACTCCTACACTCGGTCGCTTACTCGCCGTCGTACTTCGATCGGTTCGAGGAGTCGCTCCCCGGGAACGTGGATCTACCGCAACCGCGGTCGTTGTCGCCGTTTGAGTCTCCCGCATCCGATACACAGGATGCGGTCGTTCACCTTGCGAGTGACCGAGCCGACGTCGTCCTCGAAGCCGAGCAAGCACTCCAGGGTGAACGCGACCAAGCGAACGGTGAAGCTGTCGACGCACGGCTTACCGACGTCGCAACGATCGACTCTCGACGAACGGGGTTCGTCGGTGCAGGGCTCCCAGCCGACAATCAGGACGCGGCGGGGATTCCCGATTCAAAGCCGGTCCCAGAAGCGTCCCCGCTGTTCATGGGCTTCAAGACGGGCTTCCGTGGGAATCAAGCGACCGAGGATTACGTTACCATCGAAGACGGCCCGTTCGCTGGTGGGACCACGAAGACTATCTCGAACCTCCGTCAGCGACTTGATGACTGGTACGAAGAACAATCCTACGACGAGCGAGTGACGGAGATGTTTAGCCCTGGTCACACGAAGAACGACTTGGTCGAAGGAATCGGCTCCAACCTCGGTTCCGACAGTGGTATCGACCAGTTCGTTGATAACATCGAAGAAGATGCAAAAACGTACGGTCGTGTAGGCCACGCTCAGAAGGCGGCTCGTGCGAATCGGGACGCCGATGGAAACGTGAAACTCCTCCGTCGACACTTCGAATCGACCGACGACATAGAATCGGACCAGGCGGTCGCAAGCCTCCACTTCCCTACGCTCCAGCGGCGAATCACGGAGTTCGAAGACGTCCGTCGAGCGATGAACGGGACGGACCTGACCGAAGTCGCTCCGACGATCCGTCAGCGCGTCAACAACGGTATTCTGGAATACATCTTTTTCCGTCGGCGCGGATACTTTCTGGTTCCTCCGCGACGGTATCGATCCGTGCCTGCACCACGCCCCAATGAGTAA
- a CDS encoding molybdenum cofactor synthesis domain-containing protein, whose protein sequence is MIQNDRELPPVEDRRTTDTDGHDCLDPLGVAIVTVSSSRGAGVEKTPPDPSGDAIASILIEADHVVTSRRMVPDDYVRIKTTVSECLDRPDVDLVVTTGGTGVTVDDVTPDAVSELFDRELPGFGEAFRWLSWEEVRTRIVSTRATAGIARDVPVFVLPGSVNAVELATAEIIAEEAPHLAGLATRHTAGETDE, encoded by the coding sequence GTGATCCAGAATGACCGCGAACTTCCTCCAGTAGAGGACCGACGGACGACGGATACCGACGGTCACGACTGTCTCGACCCGCTGGGCGTGGCCATCGTAACCGTATCCTCGTCTCGCGGAGCTGGCGTCGAAAAGACGCCACCCGATCCCAGTGGCGACGCCATTGCGAGTATCCTCATCGAAGCGGATCACGTCGTCACGTCACGCCGGATGGTTCCGGACGACTACGTCCGAATCAAGACCACAGTGAGCGAGTGCTTAGATCGGCCGGACGTCGACCTCGTCGTCACCACGGGCGGGACGGGCGTCACCGTCGACGACGTCACTCCGGACGCGGTGAGCGAGCTCTTTGACCGCGAACTGCCGGGCTTCGGCGAGGCGTTCAGATGGCTCTCGTGGGAGGAGGTACGAACACGTATCGTCTCGACCCGTGCGACAGCGGGCATCGCCCGTGACGTACCAGTGTTCGTGCTACCGGGGAGTGTGAACGCCGTCGAGCTCGCTACGGCGGAGATTATCGCAGAGGAAGCCCCGCATCTCGCCGGGCTTGCAACCCGACACACGGCTGGTGAGACTGATGAGTAA